A section of the Agarivorans litoreus genome encodes:
- the ptsG gene encoding PTS glucose transporter subunit IIBC yields the protein MFKNLFAQAQKVGKALMLPVSVLPVAGILLGVGAADFSWMPGIVSELMENAGGSVFGQMALLFAVGVALGFTNNDGVAALAAIVGYGIMTATLGVMAGVMGVDKIDTGVLGGILAGGVAGWTFNRFFRIQLPAYLGFFAGKRSVPIITGFLTIFLGVVLAFIWPPIGNGIAAFSHWAAEQNPTLAFGIYGVVERSLIPFGLHHVWNVPFFFEAGQCTTAAGEVANGVLTCYLQADEASRAAGNGFGQLAGGYMFKMYGLPAAAIAIWHAAKPENRAKVGGIMISAALTSFLTGITEPIEFAFLFVAPVLYVIHALLAGLAFVITNTLGMVHGTSFSHGLIDFIVLSSNAQKIWLFPVIGLGYAAVYYTVFRVVIAKLNLKTPGREDEEDTVATAAVSEDEMSKNLVEAFGGKANIVSLDACITRLRIQVKSVESVDQPKLKSLGAAGVVVAGQGVQAIFGTKSDNLKTDMEAYLQTV from the coding sequence ATGTTTAAAAATTTGTTTGCGCAAGCGCAAAAGGTAGGTAAAGCACTGATGCTACCCGTATCAGTTCTACCGGTTGCGGGTATCTTGCTTGGTGTAGGTGCGGCCGACTTTAGTTGGATGCCAGGTATTGTTTCAGAGTTAATGGAAAATGCCGGTGGTTCGGTATTTGGCCAAATGGCTCTACTATTCGCCGTTGGTGTGGCACTTGGCTTCACTAACAACGATGGTGTAGCTGCCTTAGCTGCAATTGTTGGTTATGGAATCATGACTGCAACACTAGGTGTTATGGCTGGTGTTATGGGGGTTGATAAGATTGATACAGGCGTGCTTGGCGGTATTTTGGCTGGTGGTGTAGCTGGCTGGACCTTTAATCGCTTCTTCCGTATTCAACTGCCCGCTTATCTAGGCTTCTTTGCGGGTAAGCGAAGTGTACCGATTATTACCGGTTTCCTAACTATTTTCTTAGGCGTAGTACTGGCTTTTATTTGGCCTCCAATCGGCAACGGCATTGCCGCATTTTCTCACTGGGCTGCTGAGCAAAACCCAACTTTAGCTTTTGGTATTTACGGCGTGGTTGAGCGCTCTCTAATTCCATTTGGATTGCACCACGTTTGGAATGTTCCATTCTTCTTCGAGGCTGGGCAATGTACAACTGCTGCTGGTGAAGTGGCTAATGGCGTATTAACTTGTTACCTACAAGCGGATGAAGCGTCTCGCGCGGCGGGCAATGGCTTTGGTCAATTAGCCGGTGGTTACATGTTCAAAATGTACGGCCTACCTGCTGCTGCTATTGCTATTTGGCATGCTGCTAAGCCAGAGAACCGCGCTAAAGTAGGCGGCATCATGATCTCTGCTGCGCTTACTTCATTCCTAACGGGCATTACCGAACCCATTGAATTTGCGTTCTTGTTTGTAGCTCCAGTACTTTACGTAATTCACGCTTTATTAGCTGGCTTGGCTTTCGTAATTACTAATACTTTAGGTATGGTACACGGCACATCTTTCTCACACGGTTTAATTGACTTCATCGTATTGTCGAGCAACGCTCAAAAAATCTGGTTGTTCCCAGTAATTGGTTTGGGCTATGCCGCGGTTTACTACACAGTGTTCCGTGTGGTAATTGCAAAATTAAACCTTAAAACTCCAGGTCGTGAAGATGAAGAAGATACTGTTGCTACAGCAGCGGTTTCTGAAGACGAAATGTCTAAGAACCTAGTAGAAGCGTTTGGCGGTAAAGCTAACATTGTTAGCCTAGATGCTTGTATCACTCGCTTACGTATTCAGGTTAAGTCAGTAGAGTCTGTTGACCAACCAAAGCTTAAGAGCTTAGGTGCAGCTGGTGTAGTTGTTGCTGGCCAAGGTGTTCAAGCTATCTTTGGTACTAAGTCAGATAACTTGAAAACTGATATGGAAGCTTACTTACAAACCGTTTAA
- the lamB gene encoding maltoporin LamB, producing the protein MKLKTLSIAVASAAMSTQAIAATPEFNGYMRSGIGATGSGGEQMCFQADGSPYKHRLGNECETYAEIALSAPLYEEGNKAMGVHTLLAHSVDQRNDWEESPSAVREMYVSGQNMVESFEGSNLWAGKRFYQRRDVHQIDYYYLANAGAGAGIENIDVGFAKLSAAWVRNTSEALFDANIAGSGQTMADFSGNNLDLRLDGISTNSNGELSLVGIYGMYSEAADQDFNIENQKDNGVFVMAEHTQGDFFGGFNKFSVSYATDAMAGIGASGQLRGFGYENMADEGDDPVYRTDSNEGSWYRLLNWGVVDLGESTAMSYVVNYENYDKDDNKGSTLFTVGVRPQYNWNNNLSTILDLGYDVVEFQDAAKANGSEDNKLAKVTIAQQWQAGPNVFARPALRAFATYAKSDQYISRDSSSKDEVTFGFQAEAWW; encoded by the coding sequence ATGAAATTAAAAACACTTTCGATCGCAGTAGCATCAGCCGCGATGTCTACTCAAGCCATTGCAGCTACTCCAGAATTTAACGGTTACATGCGTTCAGGAATTGGCGCTACTGGTTCGGGCGGCGAGCAAATGTGCTTTCAAGCCGACGGTTCACCATATAAGCACCGTTTGGGTAACGAATGTGAAACCTATGCTGAAATAGCATTATCTGCGCCTTTGTATGAAGAAGGCAACAAAGCAATGGGTGTACATACCCTACTTGCTCATTCTGTAGATCAACGTAACGATTGGGAAGAAAGCCCTTCTGCAGTGCGCGAAATGTACGTATCTGGCCAAAACATGGTTGAGTCTTTCGAAGGTTCAAACCTATGGGCAGGTAAGCGCTTTTACCAACGTCGCGACGTTCACCAAATTGATTACTACTACCTAGCTAATGCTGGTGCAGGTGCGGGTATTGAAAACATTGACGTAGGCTTTGCTAAGCTATCTGCTGCATGGGTTCGTAATACTTCAGAAGCCTTATTTGATGCCAACATTGCCGGCTCTGGCCAAACTATGGCTGATTTCTCTGGTAACAACTTAGATTTACGCTTAGACGGCATCTCTACTAACTCAAACGGCGAGTTGAGCTTAGTAGGTATTTACGGCATGTACTCTGAAGCGGCTGACCAAGATTTCAACATCGAAAACCAAAAAGACAACGGCGTGTTCGTGATGGCTGAGCACACTCAAGGTGATTTCTTTGGTGGCTTTAACAAGTTCTCTGTATCTTACGCAACAGACGCTATGGCGGGTATTGGCGCAAGTGGTCAACTTCGCGGGTTTGGCTACGAAAACATGGCAGACGAAGGTGATGATCCGGTTTACCGCACCGACAGCAATGAAGGCAGCTGGTACCGCTTACTAAACTGGGGTGTAGTTGATTTAGGCGAGTCAACAGCCATGTCTTACGTAGTTAACTACGAAAACTACGACAAAGATGATAACAAAGGCTCTACCTTGTTCACTGTTGGTGTTCGTCCTCAGTACAACTGGAACAATAATTTATCAACTATCTTAGACCTTGGTTACGATGTAGTTGAGTTTCAAGATGCAGCTAAAGCAAATGGCAGCGAAGATAACAAGCTAGCTAAGGTAACCATTGCTCAACAATGGCAAGCAGGTCCAAACGTATTTGCACGTCCTGCGCTACGCGCCTTTGCGACTTACGCAAAATCAGACCAATACATCTCTCGTGACTCTAGCTCGAAAGATGAAGTAACTTTTGGTTTCCAAGCCGAAGCTTGGTGGTAA
- a CDS encoding MalM family protein translates to MDIKTRIVALIFVIVSIAGCSQKPKPEKTVLAAVCCSSIETIPFYQITNPEFKQRFEITPETSPVFEFDSGVSTFQAVRLPEHIGTVNFQVGSVLENQVFFPYFLILDESFSVIDKIAADRDSLRYGTIRKSVYIDTQFELDTNPYNLGAARYVVMYTKPTEIGLFTSFKSAETLRSDEQGYAPPIAADPTLPHGYYGTLQVEITPKSFGNVTNQQLKDKEARDVKKGVGQANSNPVSQVVVAPVVVDAPTISSPAKPKPSSSMLKESEDFYNQLISKFVNEGEIDKALKLVEEAEKAGSDSARSSFIEAVKNK, encoded by the coding sequence ATGGACATAAAAACAAGAATCGTAGCTTTAATATTTGTAATTGTTTCGATTGCTGGTTGTAGCCAAAAGCCAAAACCAGAGAAAACAGTCCTTGCAGCTGTTTGTTGCTCTAGTATCGAGACTATACCTTTTTATCAAATTACAAATCCTGAATTTAAACAGCGCTTTGAGATCACCCCTGAAACATCACCTGTATTTGAGTTTGATAGCGGGGTGAGCACCTTTCAAGCAGTTCGTTTACCCGAGCATATTGGTACAGTTAATTTTCAAGTAGGAAGTGTTCTAGAAAACCAAGTGTTTTTCCCTTACTTTTTAATCTTGGATGAGAGCTTCTCCGTTATTGATAAGATTGCAGCAGATAGAGATAGCTTACGCTATGGTACGATTCGTAAAAGCGTTTATATTGATACCCAGTTTGAATTAGATACCAACCCATATAACTTAGGGGCCGCTAGATATGTTGTTATGTATACTAAACCTACTGAGATAGGCTTGTTTACTAGCTTTAAGTCAGCAGAAACTTTACGTTCTGATGAACAGGGATATGCCCCCCCAATTGCTGCAGACCCAACATTACCACATGGGTATTATGGTACGTTGCAAGTAGAAATTACTCCAAAATCATTTGGTAATGTAACTAATCAGCAGCTGAAAGATAAAGAAGCTAGGGATGTTAAAAAGGGCGTTGGACAGGCAAATAGCAACCCAGTTAGCCAGGTGGTGGTTGCACCTGTAGTGGTCGATGCTCCGACGATATCTTCACCTGCTAAGCCTAAGCCTTCAAGTAGTATGTTAAAAGAATCTGAAGACTTTTATAATCAGTTAATAAGCAAATTTGTCAATGAAGGTGAAATTGATAAAGCCTTAAAACTGGTTGAGGAGGCCGAGAAAGCGGGCTCTGACTCAGCTAGAAGCTCTTTTATAGAAGCTGTGAAAAACAAATAA
- a CDS encoding MalM family protein, producing MNRKFAVLAFMGSITLLSACSTPKPVPKETVLASSCCSAVNQLPFYQISNPEFKQVFEIAPNLSPVYEFNSGASPFQAVELPPHVGKLSVKVSSILENQVFIPYVLVLDSNFNVTKTIDANSLKLNYGKIGTKVYKETSFDVETNPYDANADRYLVMFTKPEQIGKHTEFKSAETIRAEDEGLARPIATDPKLPNGYYGSIELQLKPLTFGTVTKQQQAAGKVVSPSSQSTVISSSSKSTKTSPMLPESEAFYNKMIEDFVNNGEVEKALKLVEEAEYAGSSTARSTFISAIKNQ from the coding sequence ATGAATCGTAAGTTTGCTGTTTTAGCCTTTATGGGCTCTATTACTTTGCTGTCTGCTTGTTCTACCCCTAAACCTGTTCCCAAAGAAACAGTGCTTGCTAGTAGTTGTTGTAGCGCAGTTAATCAACTGCCGTTTTACCAGATATCAAATCCTGAGTTTAAACAGGTTTTTGAAATAGCACCTAACTTATCGCCAGTCTATGAGTTCAATAGTGGAGCTAGTCCTTTTCAAGCTGTGGAATTACCTCCACATGTAGGAAAACTTTCCGTTAAAGTGTCTAGTATTCTAGAAAACCAAGTGTTTATTCCTTATGTGCTTGTTTTGGATTCAAATTTTAATGTGACTAAGACAATAGACGCGAACAGCCTAAAGCTAAACTACGGAAAGATCGGTACAAAGGTTTACAAGGAAACTTCTTTTGATGTAGAGACGAACCCTTATGATGCTAACGCAGACCGTTATTTAGTTATGTTTACTAAGCCTGAGCAAATCGGTAAACACACTGAGTTTAAATCCGCAGAAACGATTCGAGCAGAGGACGAAGGACTAGCTAGACCTATAGCAACCGACCCAAAGCTACCTAATGGGTATTATGGTTCTATCGAGTTGCAATTGAAGCCACTCACATTTGGTACGGTAACAAAGCAACAACAAGCTGCTGGAAAGGTGGTCTCTCCGTCAAGTCAAAGTACCGTAATATCTTCATCAAGTAAAAGTACCAAAACAAGTCCGATGTTGCCTGAATCTGAAGCTTTTTATAACAAGATGATTGAAGATTTTGTTAATAATGGAGAAGTCGAGAAAGCCTTGAAGTTGGTTGAAGAGGCTGAATATGCGGGTTCAAGTACAGCTCGCTCTACATTTATTAGTGCAATTAAAAACCAGTAA
- a CDS encoding carbohydrate porin — MKLKALSIAVAAATLATISTGASAEWTVGGYGKFKYDFGESYDRSSTWEHRRDMRAAGPFFSANVNQVEFSLKKESTYKNGVWANYVLRTEYGNNEGGNGQPFYGSSSGNEGHLETGQLEFKEAYVELGALPSVLPKDGSIWAGRRFLNRQQGLVSKEFWKQSSGVGAGFNLTKSIGLAIVSADPGEGSCDTNGDNDSDSNAKNCNAVNADGTRSTLNSVDFYAYQIEALGGTFDFDLKYSFRANTDELGTVGQNNAKAADDGYGASIMYATTYYGLEGWSVTALTYGKGMASNRGVNFGQWDGGWAEDDSSIFFTSNGVVNATDSIQIGTEVTYWGIDMKDSRNWWTDSVDRLFVGVTPSFKVNENFRVELIGTWARETLGDTGDWGRQDKSTDFFTATLAPVWTVNADYFGRPQVKPYVTYMTSSDDNYHWTSGNDKSNQTVFGVEAEIWF, encoded by the coding sequence ATGAAATTGAAAGCACTTTCAATTGCAGTTGCTGCAGCTACATTGGCAACTATTTCTACAGGCGCTTCTGCGGAGTGGACTGTAGGCGGTTACGGTAAGTTCAAGTATGACTTTGGTGAGTCGTACGACCGTTCATCAACTTGGGAGCACCGTCGTGATATGCGCGCGGCTGGCCCATTCTTCTCTGCTAACGTTAACCAAGTAGAATTTAGCTTGAAAAAGGAAAGCACTTACAAAAATGGTGTTTGGGCTAACTACGTTCTACGTACTGAATACGGCAACAACGAAGGTGGTAACGGTCAACCGTTCTATGGTTCTTCTTCAGGTAACGAAGGCCACTTAGAAACTGGTCAGTTAGAATTTAAAGAAGCTTACGTTGAGTTAGGTGCTCTGCCTTCAGTACTGCCAAAAGATGGCAGCATCTGGGCAGGTCGTCGCTTCTTAAACCGTCAACAAGGCTTAGTATCAAAAGAATTCTGGAAACAGTCTTCTGGTGTTGGTGCTGGTTTTAACTTAACTAAATCAATTGGTCTAGCCATTGTATCTGCTGACCCAGGTGAAGGTAGTTGTGACACAAATGGCGACAATGATAGTGACAGCAACGCCAAAAACTGTAATGCAGTAAACGCTGATGGCACGCGTTCTACACTAAACTCTGTAGATTTTTACGCTTATCAAATTGAAGCGCTTGGTGGTACTTTTGACTTCGATCTTAAATATTCATTCCGTGCAAATACAGATGAATTAGGCACTGTTGGACAAAACAACGCTAAAGCTGCAGATGATGGTTACGGCGCGTCTATCATGTACGCAACAACTTACTATGGCCTAGAAGGTTGGTCGGTAACAGCTTTGACTTACGGTAAAGGTATGGCTTCTAACCGTGGTGTAAACTTCGGACAGTGGGACGGCGGTTGGGCTGAAGATGACTCATCAATCTTCTTTACCTCTAATGGTGTAGTTAACGCAACTGACTCTATTCAAATTGGTACCGAGGTTACATACTGGGGTATTGATATGAAAGATAGCCGTAACTGGTGGACTGATAGCGTAGATCGCTTGTTCGTAGGTGTTACTCCATCTTTTAAAGTTAATGAAAACTTCCGTGTTGAGTTAATTGGTACTTGGGCTCGTGAAACTTTGGGTGACACTGGAGACTGGGGTCGTCAAGACAAGTCAACAGACTTCTTCACTGCTACTTTAGCACCTGTATGGACAGTTAATGCTGACTACTTTGGTCGTCCACAAGTTAAGCCTTACGTAACATACATGACTTCAAGTGATGACAACTACCACTGGACTTCTGGTAACGATAAGAGCAACCAAACAGTATTCGGTGTTGAAGCTGAAATCTGGTTCTAA
- the truC gene encoding tRNA pseudouridine(65) synthase TruC, translating to MTDDENINEEAIEAIPEQLQVLFEDDHYVAVYKPVGLLVHRSWIAKEASQFALQILRDQIGQYVYPVHRLDRPTSGVLIMAKSSEAARRLSEQFAAQHIDKQYLALVRGYIEGEHQLDYPLKEKLDKMVDAMAQQDKPAQSALTFYTGLQKAELPYPSGKFATSRYSLVSLKPKTGRKHQLRRHMHHLSHHIIGDTTYGDGRHNRLFRELGLPGLWLFSKRLSFVHPYTNNEIIIECPMPERWKQLFKRMSWK from the coding sequence ATGACCGACGATGAAAACATTAACGAAGAGGCTATTGAAGCTATTCCCGAGCAACTACAGGTGTTGTTTGAAGATGACCATTATGTAGCGGTATATAAACCGGTTGGATTGTTAGTTCACCGAAGTTGGATAGCTAAAGAAGCAAGCCAATTTGCTTTACAGATATTACGCGATCAAATTGGCCAATATGTGTACCCGGTGCACCGGCTAGACAGACCCACCAGTGGTGTACTTATCATGGCTAAGTCATCTGAAGCTGCCCGTAGGCTTTCCGAACAATTTGCTGCACAACATATAGATAAGCAATATCTTGCTTTGGTTAGAGGTTATATAGAGGGGGAACACCAGCTAGATTATCCGTTGAAGGAAAAGCTAGATAAAATGGTGGATGCTATGGCACAGCAGGATAAACCTGCCCAATCAGCCCTTACTTTTTACACCGGATTACAAAAAGCAGAGTTACCTTATCCATCAGGTAAATTTGCAACTTCTCGGTATAGTTTGGTGTCACTTAAACCTAAAACTGGAAGAAAGCACCAATTACGGCGTCACATGCATCACCTAAGTCATCATATTATTGGTGACACTACTTATGGTGATGGTCGTCATAATCGCTTATTTCGCGAGCTGGGGTTACCTGGGCTTTGGTTGTTTTCTAAGCGATTAAGCTTCGTTCATCCTTATACTAACAACGAAATCATCATCGAATGCCCCATGCCTGAGCGCTGGAAACAGCTATTTAAGCGAATGTCTTGGAAATAG
- a CDS encoding YqcC family protein, whose product MSQKIMPMLLELEQCLKQANCWQNTLPSNEQLASTQPFCIDTLSLPQWLQFIFIPKMRELIELGAPLPQKVEISPYAEEAVKQLAFDAKPLLDVIKTIDESFK is encoded by the coding sequence ATGTCTCAAAAAATTATGCCAATGCTTTTGGAACTTGAGCAGTGCTTAAAACAAGCTAATTGTTGGCAAAACACCCTGCCAAGTAACGAGCAACTTGCTAGTACTCAGCCATTTTGTATCGACACCTTAAGTTTGCCGCAATGGTTACAGTTTATTTTTATTCCTAAAATGCGTGAACTTATTGAACTAGGTGCCCCCTTACCTCAAAAAGTTGAGATAAGCCCTTATGCAGAAGAGGCGGTAAAACAATTGGCATTTGACGCTAAGCCTTTGTTGGACGTTATAAAAACGATCGATGAGAGTTTTAAGTAA
- a CDS encoding DUF3549 family protein translates to MNKLSTLSEILQASGSDLRVYEMGRQIHHISNQDFYQMEVAKQPYPAPIQQHARFAVCFWQKQQSTTPYIWFLQLPVNEQGFINLAARDQFIQLVVEALGQELNQQPDEQQQQALANNQYIYKPIEEKLAFFNALYKRDTQLAPSEHYLAVRRYLQNNGEWENWQGLALQGIADLVARLDRDDNSKLLSLAFPHLPLEVANKTLELLEHAKLDQQLSHVIASLHQQQLLSNEELASLYLRALAGASVKSLTQQAIKQQLANANSIHSFIAVAGRLWQSLSEPHLLKYFFETIADQNDPELFQQIFADLVFIPSLRSFVLAQLRDPNNSEALQLSIAQLIKLYQSPKHH, encoded by the coding sequence ATGAATAAACTAAGCACATTAAGCGAAATCCTTCAGGCTTCAGGCAGTGACCTACGGGTGTATGAAATGGGTCGACAGATCCATCACATCAGTAACCAAGACTTCTACCAAATGGAAGTAGCAAAGCAGCCCTACCCTGCCCCCATTCAACAACACGCTAGATTTGCAGTTTGTTTTTGGCAAAAGCAACAATCTACAACACCTTATATATGGTTTTTGCAATTACCCGTTAACGAGCAAGGTTTTATCAATCTTGCTGCGCGCGATCAGTTCATTCAATTGGTTGTTGAGGCTTTAGGACAAGAGTTAAACCAACAACCTGATGAGCAACAGCAGCAAGCCCTCGCGAACAATCAATATATCTATAAACCCATTGAGGAAAAGCTCGCTTTTTTTAATGCCTTATATAAAAGAGACACTCAATTAGCGCCATCAGAACACTACTTGGCTGTTCGTCGCTATCTACAAAACAACGGTGAATGGGAAAATTGGCAGGGCCTAGCATTGCAAGGCATTGCAGACTTAGTGGCAAGGCTAGATAGAGATGATAATAGTAAACTGCTTAGCCTAGCCTTCCCACATCTGCCACTAGAAGTAGCCAACAAAACCCTAGAATTATTAGAGCATGCTAAGTTAGATCAGCAGCTTAGTCATGTCATTGCATCTTTGCATCAGCAGCAACTGCTAAGTAATGAAGAGCTGGCAAGTTTGTATCTTCGAGCTTTAGCTGGGGCTTCTGTTAAGTCACTTACCCAACAAGCAATTAAGCAACAGCTTGCTAATGCAAACTCGATTCACAGCTTTATCGCGGTGGCAGGAAGGTTGTGGCAATCCTTGAGTGAGCCTCACTTACTCAAATATTTCTTCGAAACTATTGCAGACCAAAACGACCCAGAACTGTTTCAACAGATTTTCGCTGATTTAGTATTCATTCCAAGCTTACGTAGTTTTGTATTAGCCCAGCTTCGTGACCCCAATAACTCAGAAGCTCTGCAGCTATCCATTGCGCAGTTGATTAAACTGTATCAATCACCTAAACACCACTAA
- a CDS encoding Zn-ribbon-containing protein codes for MYLSEVNFECYTDTTITRAEKAINLLLDSWRYHGQIIGREFPIVLKDATFSVRVVCPEENSLLDSFQSKQAKRAKLALSEAGLLSPKLKILGRDINSDDSDTCETPSWQVLYTNYLQSCSPVRCGDHFTPIPLYHLPAVANGDHKQLIKWQEDWSACDQLQMNGSILEHSALKEMSDITSRLYRRGSDLTKRLEYLSKVPTYLYLYRVGGESLKTEKERCCPNCGGAWLLENTIHDIFDFKCDSCRLVSNISWDFKR; via the coding sequence ATGTACTTAAGCGAAGTAAACTTTGAATGCTATACCGACACAACTATTACCCGCGCTGAAAAAGCGATAAACCTATTGTTAGATAGTTGGCGTTACCATGGGCAAATCATTGGTCGCGAGTTCCCTATTGTATTAAAAGACGCCACTTTTTCAGTGCGAGTTGTTTGCCCCGAAGAAAATAGCCTATTAGACAGTTTTCAAAGTAAGCAAGCAAAACGCGCCAAGCTAGCCTTAAGTGAGGCAGGTTTACTCAGCCCAAAACTTAAAATCCTTGGCCGAGACATCAACTCAGATGACAGTGATACTTGCGAAACACCTAGCTGGCAGGTCTTGTATACTAATTATCTGCAAAGCTGTTCTCCAGTTCGCTGTGGTGACCATTTTACCCCCATTCCGCTTTACCACTTGCCCGCAGTAGCCAATGGTGATCACAAGCAGCTAATTAAGTGGCAAGAAGATTGGTCAGCCTGTGACCAATTGCAGATGAATGGCAGTATACTGGAGCATTCTGCATTAAAAGAGATGAGTGATATCACTAGTCGCCTTTATCGAAGAGGCTCAGACTTAACTAAACGTTTAGAATACTTAAGCAAAGTACCTACTTATTTGTATCTCTATAGGGTTGGTGGCGAAAGCCTTAAGACAGAAAAAGAACGATGCTGCCCGAATTGCGGTGGAGCTTGGTTATTAGAAAATACCATCCATGATATTTTTGACTTTAAATGTGATAGCTGCCGTTTGGTGTCTAATATCTCCTGGGACTTTAAACGTTAA
- the syd gene encoding SecY-interacting protein — protein MSSVISHPLSLVFNKFEEQWQRSAFPKIEYDEDWLSPCIMGEPEQQEVSWKPVLRDKKGDFSGIEHALELTLHSSIKAFYGDYFSETLAVDYQNNRIELVQAWNEQDFDMLLENIIGHVMMQRRLKQKETVFIASTEDEMQVVSIDNQSGEVVLEQLGKGIDRVLAATLDEFAAKLELCD, from the coding sequence ATGAGCAGTGTCATATCACACCCATTATCTCTCGTTTTTAATAAGTTTGAGGAACAATGGCAACGTAGTGCCTTTCCAAAGATTGAATATGATGAAGATTGGTTGTCTCCTTGTATTATGGGAGAGCCTGAGCAACAAGAGGTGAGTTGGAAACCGGTATTACGCGATAAAAAAGGCGATTTTTCGGGGATAGAACATGCCCTAGAACTTACTTTGCACTCAAGTATTAAAGCTTTTTACGGCGATTACTTTTCCGAAACCTTGGCAGTAGATTATCAAAACAATCGTATTGAGTTGGTACAAGCATGGAATGAGCAAGATTTTGACATGCTGCTGGAGAATATAATCGGCCATGTGATGATGCAACGTCGATTAAAGCAAAAAGAAACGGTGTTTATTGCCAGTACAGAAGACGAGATGCAGGTAGTGAGTATTGATAACCAATCTGGTGAGGTAGTGTTGGAACAACTAGGTAAGGGGATCGATCGAGTGCTGGCCGCCACACTCGATGAATTTGCTGCTAAGTTGGAGCTATGTGATTAA
- the queF gene encoding NADPH-dependent 7-cyano-7-deazaguanine reductase QueF (Catalyzes the NADPH-dependent reduction of 7-cyano-7-deazaguanine (preQ0) to 7-aminomethyl-7-deazaguanine (preQ1) in queuosine biosynthesis) produces MKKQPLHTSQQLKDSLSLGKPTDYISHYSPELLQGVPRTLNRQQINLDENQTLPFNGYDLWNLYELSWLNPFGLPVVAVAEVKVAASSRCLIESKSFKLYLNSFNQSKFDDVETIESTLKNDLQHCAEGDVEVRVLPISSKIDVRPIPGINIDQQNISINNYELDPSLLRNTADLQHIVSETLNSHLLKSNCLITNQPDWASVYIDYHGPKINQEALLRYLVSFRQHNEFHEQCVERIFCDIMQFCKPKTLTVYARYTRRGGLDINPMRSNDPNVSAKLGNWRLLRQ; encoded by the coding sequence ATGAAAAAGCAGCCTTTACACACCTCACAACAGTTAAAAGACAGTTTAAGCCTCGGTAAACCCACCGATTACATTAGCCACTACTCTCCAGAGTTATTGCAAGGCGTTCCCAGAACGTTAAATCGCCAGCAGATTAACTTGGATGAAAACCAAACCTTGCCCTTTAATGGCTATGATTTGTGGAACTTGTACGAATTGTCTTGGTTAAACCCTTTTGGTTTGCCAGTTGTAGCCGTTGCCGAAGTAAAAGTAGCAGCAAGCTCGCGTTGTTTAATCGAGTCAAAATCATTCAAATTGTATTTAAATAGCTTTAATCAAAGTAAATTTGACGATGTTGAAACGATAGAAAGTACGCTTAAAAATGACTTGCAACACTGCGCTGAAGGCGATGTAGAAGTAAGAGTACTACCGATTTCTAGCAAAATAGACGTAAGGCCAATACCTGGTATAAACATTGACCAACAAAATATCAGCATCAACAATTATGAACTAGACCCAAGTCTGTTGAGAAACACCGCAGATCTCCAGCACATTGTCAGTGAAACGCTAAATAGCCACCTTCTAAAGTCAAACTGCCTGATCACAAATCAACCCGATTGGGCCAGTGTATATATCGATTACCACGGTCCAAAAATCAATCAAGAAGCACTCCTTCGTTATTTAGTGTCTTTTCGGCAACACAACGAGTTTCACGAACAGTGTGTAGAACGGATCTTTTGCGACATTATGCAGTTTTGTAAACCGAAGACCTTAACTGTTTATGCGCGCTATACCCGCCGCGGAGGGCTAGACATCAACCCTATGCGCTCAAATGATCCAAACGTTTCCGCCAAATTAGGCAACTGGCGTTTATTACGTCAATAG